Part of the Deltaproteobacteria bacterium genome, GATCGTCAGATAGCGGTACTCCCCTTTCCCATTGGTCACACAGCGCCCCGCGCCATTGAAGTTAGGATCGAGCGGCGCATTGTGCTGGTCGACGGGATGGTGATAGCGGCCGGCCGCGTTGGCCTGCCAGATTTCGATCAGCGTATTGGGCACCGGTTTGTCGTTTTCGTCCAACACGCGGCCAACCACGATGATCCGTTCCCCCATCGCCTCCTTGCCGGTATCGACATTGCGGGTGAGATCGTTTTCGCCAGGTTGCAGCTTGATGTCGCCAAACAAAGGCCCGGTGATTTCAGAGAGTGTCTGCCTGAGCGGCACCAATTTCTTCAACGGCCCGCGTTTCACCGACGAGCCGTATGCAGCA contains:
- the pcaH gene encoding protocatechuate 3,4-dioxygenase subunit beta, which codes for MDIPTYNLRDWRSHPPYSFAAYGSSVKRGPLKKLVPLRQTLSEITGPLFGDIKLQPGENDLTRNVDTGKEAMGERIIVVGRVLDENDKPVPNTLIEIWQANAAGRYHHPVDQHNAPLDPNFNGAGRCVTNGKGEYRYLTIRPGAYPWLNHANAWRPAHIHLSLFGPAFVTRLVTQFFFPGDPLISLDPIFNSVPTKAGRERLMASYAHDVTEPEFALGYRFDIVLRGRKSTPFEGPAR